Below is a genomic region from Nitrospiraceae bacterium.
CATCGAACCCATAATGCGTGCTGGGTCAATCGGCGGCTGATCAGGCCATCGATAAATTTCTTTAAAACCATGGCATGTGGAATTTGACTATGTTGAATTTTGTTTTTCTTCTCAGTATCTCGTCATGACTTCGTTTTTTCACCGGCTCTCCCGTTCGTCTGGTTTCTAGCATGAAAGATTCAAAGACCTTTATCAGTCTTTGTCTCGTCGGTTTTTGCAGTTTTGTCAGTTATGACATGGTGCGTCGACCGGCCCTGGCTCTGTTTGTAGAAAGCCTTGGAGCCGGCCCATTCCTTGTCGGCCTCTTAGTGGCTGTCTCGACAGTGACCGGTATGGTCCTCAAGCTTCCGATAGGATTGCTCTCCGACCAGATCAATCGAAAACGGTTGATGTTGGGAGGAGTCTTGGCCTTTGCGATTCCGCCTTTTCTTTATCCGTTCACCTCGGATCTCTGGACGTTAGGTATACTCCGATTGTTTCATGGATTAGCGACCGCGATGTTTACGCCCCTGGCCTTAGCGATGGTGGCAGAGCTTTTTGCCAAACGCCGGGGGGAAGCTTTTGGCTGGTATACCTCGGCAACCCAGGGCGGGGGACTGCTGGGTCCAATGATTGGGGGAGCTATCGTCTATCAATATGGATTTGCCCCCACGTTTCTCCTAGCCGGATTGTTTGGGATGTTGGCTTTAGTCTTCTTCTGGATGATCCCCCGGACGCCCAGACCTTCGCGTGTCCGCCAATATTCCCTCCCTGCCCTATGGAAGGAAATGGGTGAAGGCCTCCGCCGAGTCTGCCAGATCCCACCCATCCTCATCACGAGTAGCGTGGAAGCTGCCAAGATGATGGGCAACGGCACGCTGATGGCGTTTTTACCCCTCTATGGATTGACAATCGGATTGAACGCCGCCGAAATCGGGGTTTTGTTTGGAGTGCAGGCGTTGACTTCGTTTATTGCCAAACCAGTGATGGGGCGAATTTCTGATCGTGGGGCCAGGCAGCCGCTGATTTTTGGCGGGCTGTTTCTGTGCGGTCTCATGGTCATGATTATTCCCCAGATCCAGGGGTATATTCTGTTATTAGTGGTCGCCGGAGCGTTTGGATTTGGCGAAGCGGTGGTAACGTCTTCGACCACTGCCCTGGTTGCTGATTATTCAGAAGGAAAAGATCTGGGAGCTGGTATGGGATTACGGGGAACCATTATGGATTTCGGGCATGCAGGCGGACCGCTCCTGGCCGGCCTACTGATCCATACCTTTGGTTATGGAGGAGGGTTTTTCTGTATTGGGGTCCTTTTATTACTGACGGCGGCATTTTTTGGTGTCACAATGATGGGGATCAAAAAACCAGTTGTGTTATAATGGCTTTTTCCTGAAGGGCAGGCAAAGGAGTCGAACGCCATGAATGAAGAAATGGGAACCGGTGATCTCATCATCGGGATTATGGCGTCCATCGGGGTCGTGATCTTAGTGCTGGTCTTTATTGTGGTCGTGAAAAATGTTTTCTTAAATAAAGACAGCGATATCCAATAACCAAACAGGTGGGACATGTTTAGCGGAATTGTTGAGGAAATCGGTGCGATTCAGGGAATCGATAAAGGTTTGGCTGGTGCAAAATTTTCCATTTTGGCTTCGCTGACTTTAGAAGATCTCAAACTGGGAGATAGTATTAGTGTGGCCGGTGCCTGCTTAACGGCAAGCCAGGTGGGTGATACGGGCTTTTCAGTGGATGTGTCCACCGAAACATTGAACTGCACAACCTTAGGCACCATTACTGTCGGGACACCGGTTAATCTGGAACGTGCCATGAAACTCAATGCCAGGATGGGAGGCCATCTGGTTACAGGTCATATCGATGGCACTGGTCTTTTGCGTGCCCGACAGCAGGATGGAAATTCGATTCAACTCACCATTGAAGCGCCAGAGGAAATTATCCGGTATTGTGTGCCAAAAGGCTCCATTACGGTGGATGGGATTAGTTTGACCGTCAATGCTGTGTCGGATCGTTCCATTGCCGTAGCCATCATTCCGCATACCGCCAAAGTGACCACTATGGGCCTTAAGCAAATAGGGGACATGGTCAATCTGGAATCCGACTTAATTGGAAAGTATGTTGAACGCTTGTTGCAAGCAAGCGGAGCTCTCCCGCCAAAACCCGCCACGGTGATCAATCGAGACTATCTTGAAAGACGTGGCCTGCTATAGTTTCCTTCCACCTGTCATGTCACAAGATTTTTCCCCAAAACCCAAACATCCTCTCTGGCGATTATTTGCTGTCGTCACCCTCTTTGTTATCATCATTCCCGCAACCTTATGGGGCATCGTTCAACTCTACGAAATCATTTGTGCCTGGTGCGGCTGCTGTAGTGCCATTGATCGTCCACCCACCAGGTAGATTCCCACTCAGGAATTTACCGACATCTTCAATGAATGAGGAGAGCGGGTTTTTCTCCTTATGTATTCAAGCAAATTATACAACCCAAAAGATTTTATCTTAACCCTAATCCTGGCTGGTGGGGTTTTCACGTTTGACCTCCTGCTCCCGCGAGGATTTGCGGAAGAAATGTTGTACACAGGGGTGGTGTTCTTTGCGACCCAACGTTTGCCACGAAGGATGGTATATGTTGTGGCCATTGGATGCACCGCTCTCACGATCATAGGCTTTGCCCTCACGTTTTTTGCCTCCGAGGGGGCACCTTCATCATTGAGTTGGCCATTCCGGTTTCCCATCATCAACCGAGCTTTTTGTATCGCCGGTATTTGGGGCATTACGCTGTTGGCCCTCCAACGAAGGCGGGCGATGGAAGCTCTTCGAACCAGTGAGGATCGATTTGGGCTGGTCGCCGAAAGCATCAAGGATTATGGAATTGTGATGCTGGATCCGGAAGGGAAAATCGCCAGTTGGAATGCCGGTGCGGCGCATATTTTCGGTTATTCCACGGGCGAGGTTCTGGGTCGGCCTCATGGCGTGTTATATGCACCCTTAGCTATTGATTCGGGCGTTCCAAGCAATTTTCTTACTGAGGCTAGAGTTTCGGGGAGTGTCATGAAGGAGGAATGGTTGATATGCAAAAACGGGTCGAGGTTTTGGGGGCATGTGGGCATCACCGTCTTACGTGATGAACATGATCAACTTCATGGGTTTGCCGCGGTGATGGGGGATCTCACCAAGCGAAAGCAGGAAGAAGACGTTATTCGAGCCCTGCTTCGTCTGAGTGAAAAATTGAATTCGACATTCGTGCTCGAAACGCTTCTGGACGAATTGGTAACAGAAGCCATTCAACTGGTCCAGGCCCATGCCGGGTTTGCCGGGTTGGCCTCGGGTGAAACGTTGATATGTGAAAAATATATTCAAGGTCGGACAATAACCCCCTGTCATCGTTCCTGGTCTGCGGGGCAGGGATTACCCGGCTGGCTTCTCCTGCATAAGACGGCCTATCTCACGAATCAAGCACAGGAGGACAGACAGATTGAGATGGATTTTCGTCAAGCCTTTAATATTCATTCAGCTTTAAGCATTCCGATTCTGGATGCCAAGGATACTCTTTTGGGATGTATTGAAGTCCATAACAAAGAGAAGGCCAGTGGCTTTACACATGTTGATCAGCAAACCATGATTGGGGTGTCGCAAGTAGCCTCTATTGCCATTCAGAATGCCTTGGCCTATCAAAAACTTCAAAAAGCTGAAGCGCTTCATAGCCATCTGTTGGACAAAATCATGACGGCTCAAGAAGACGAGCGGCGTCGAATCAGTCGGGAATTACATGATGAAATTGGCCAATCGCTAACTTCTCTTCTGGTTAGACTTCGTGCGGCTGAGGATGAAGCACGTTCAGATGGAATGGGAGCCCGGGTGAATGATCTTCGAAAGATTACGAGCACGATACTGCAGGAGGTTCAGCGACTGGCAAAAGGTCTGCGTCCAAGCGTACTGGATGATTTTGGACTAGAGGAAGCCATCTCCCGCTATGGGGCCGAATTTAGTTCGACCTATGGGATAGAGGTGGATGTAGCGCAAAACTGGCAAAGTAAGGACCGACTGGCTCCCGCAGTAGAGACCGCATTGTATCGAATTGTTCAGGAAGCGCTGACAAATGTCGGCAAATATGCCAAGGCCACTACCGTGTCAATACTTCTACAGCAAAATCCGGCACAGATTCGACTTATTGTGGAAGATAATGGCCAAGGATTTGACGTCCAGGCGATTGTTCAAAAGGCTGCGGCAGGTGCGCATCTTGGCCTGCATGGAATGCGGGAGCGAACCCTGTTGCTCAATGGTTCGATTTCCATTGAATCATCTGCCGGAACCGGAACCACCATCTATGTCAACATCCCCTTAAAAGGAGAGGGGGCATGAAGATCCGGATTTTTATTGTCGATGATCACGCAGTCCTCCGAGCGGGATTGCGCCTCTTGATCAATGGGCAAGCGGACATGGAAGTCGTTGGTGAATCCGGAGACGCCGCTTCCGCCATTGGGGTTGTTCGAGACCTGATGCCTCATGTCATAATCATGGATCTGGCCATGCAGGGTCATATGCATATTGATACAATCGGCGAACTGAGAAAATGTTGCCCTTCCGGGTACATTCTTATTCTGACGATGCACACCGAAAGCGGCTACGTTCGCGGGTCATTAGCTGCCGGCGCTTCCGGGTATGTCGTCAAGAGCGCGGCCGACACTGAATTGTTAACGGCGATCCGTACCGTGGCCCAAGGAAAGACCTTTGTGGATTGGACGGTAGGGAAAGGGGTGGGGCAGGATCTCTCCGGAGCCTCCAAGAAAAGTCTGGCCGACAGGGCCCCTGGATTGCTGGGACAACTCAGTCCGAGAGAGCGCGAGATTTTCCGTCTGGTCGCACAAGGGTTTACCAATCAGCACATTGCCGATCAATTGGGGATTAGTATCAAATCGGTTGAAACGTATCGTGCAAGGGTTATGGAAAAACTTGGTCTTCGTAGTCGTGCCGACCTTGTGCAGTTTGCTCTGAGTTGTGGTGTGCTGACGTCCGGAAATCTTCTCTAAACTCCCACCCCCTTCCTCGATTGAACAATATTTCAATCGGTCTTGTGTGGTCCTGTCAGGTTTTCCCCTCTGCCATTTCATCCGTTTTCCCGTTAATTTATCCAGTAAGAGCAGAAAACTCAATCGCATAAATCTTTTCTTCCATTTTCGCCGGTATTTCTTTTTAGCAACAGGCACGATGGAGGCTAATCTACAATAGAGATAAAGGTCATGTTCTTCTCCGAGGCACCCCCCAACACACACGGCAGCAGGCAGGACGCCTGATTTGCCGAAAGTCATGGTTTCGAAGGATTTCATTCATAGAGGAGTAAGAGAGACGATGCCCATGATTCATGGACTGCATTTCAATAACCTTCGAGGGGATATCTACGGTGGAGTGGTGGCGGCTGTGGTCGCACTACCATTGGCCCTCGCTTTTGGAGTGGCTTCAGGGGCCGGTGCGATTGCCGGGCTCTATGGCGCTATCTTTGTCGGATTGTTCGCATCCGTATTCGGGGGGACCCCTGCGCAATGTTCCGGCCCCACCGGTCCCATGACGGTGGTGATGGCTGGAATTCTGGTTCAATTCTCTGACCATCCCGCCCTCGCATTTACGGTGGTGATCATGGGTGGGGGGATGCAAATTTTGTTCGGATTGCTCGGATTCGGGCATTATATTGCCCTTGTTCCCTATCCGGTGATTTCAGGATTCATGAGCGGAATTGGATGCATTATTCTTATTTTGCAGGTGGGACCGCTTGTTGGATTCGAGGCCAAGCCGGAGGGAATTTATGCCAATCTGGTCGCCATTCCGGAATTTTTATCAAATCCTTTCCCCCAAGCGACCATTCTGGGGCTTCTGACTATTGCGATCATGTATCTGACACCAGTACGAATGAGTCAATTGATTCCTCCCCAACTGCTGGCCCTATGTGCAGGCACCCTGGGAGCCTATTTCTTTTTTCCTCACGCACCCGTGATTGGAACTGTTCCGGAAGGTTTTCCGTCTTTGATGATCCCTGATATGGAGAGCAGTGTATTTCTTCTAATGATAGAGGGGGCGGTGGTGTTGGCTCTTCTAGGAAGTATCGATAGTCTGCTCACCTCCCTGGTGTGTGACAACATGACCCGTACCCAACATGATTCGAATCAAGAATTAATTGGTCAGGGAATTGGCAATATGATGGCCGGCCTATTTGGTGGGCTTCCGGGAGCAGGCGCGACAATGCGGTCGGTGGCAAATATTCGGAGTGGCGGCCGAACGCCCCTGTCGGGAATCCTCATGTCATTGGTGTTATTGGCCACATTGCTGGGGCTGGGACCGTTAGCGGAACAGATTCCTTTGGCTGTGTTAGCCGGGATTTTATTCAAGGTGGGGCTGGATATTATCGATTGGAGATTTCTCCGACACTTGGTCAAAGCCCCACGAACCGATGTGCTGATCATGGGAGTGGTACTGATCATTACGGTTCTTGTGGATCTCATCTCGGCTGTTGGCGTGGGTATCGTCCTGGCAAGCCTTTTGTTTGTCAAGCGCATGGCCGAACTTGAATTAGCCAATTTACGGGTCATTAGTGAGCCGACACAGGAGATCCCGTTTCATCCTGAAGAAAAAACGATTCTTGAACGCAACAACGGTCGGATTGTCCTGATTCATGTCGATGGCCCGATGAGTTTCGGTTCGGCAAAAACCATGGTGAGACGCCT
It encodes:
- a CDS encoding MFS transporter; amino-acid sequence: MKDSKTFISLCLVGFCSFVSYDMVRRPALALFVESLGAGPFLVGLLVAVSTVTGMVLKLPIGLLSDQINRKRLMLGGVLAFAIPPFLYPFTSDLWTLGILRLFHGLATAMFTPLALAMVAELFAKRRGEAFGWYTSATQGGGLLGPMIGGAIVYQYGFAPTFLLAGLFGMLALVFFWMIPRTPRPSRVRQYSLPALWKEMGEGLRRVCQIPPILITSSVEAAKMMGNGTLMAFLPLYGLTIGLNAAEIGVLFGVQALTSFIAKPVMGRISDRGARQPLIFGGLFLCGLMVMIIPQIQGYILLLVVAGAFGFGEAVVTSSTTALVADYSEGKDLGAGMGLRGTIMDFGHAGGPLLAGLLIHTFGYGGGFFCIGVLLLLTAAFFGVTMMGIKKPVVL
- a CDS encoding riboflavin synthase; protein product: MFSGIVEEIGAIQGIDKGLAGAKFSILASLTLEDLKLGDSISVAGACLTASQVGDTGFSVDVSTETLNCTTLGTITVGTPVNLERAMKLNARMGGHLVTGHIDGTGLLRARQQDGNSIQLTIEAPEEIIRYCVPKGSITVDGISLTVNAVSDRSIAVAIIPHTAKVTTMGLKQIGDMVNLESDLIGKYVERLLQASGALPPKPATVINRDYLERRGLL
- a CDS encoding PAS domain-containing sensor histidine kinase is translated as MYSSKLYNPKDFILTLILAGGVFTFDLLLPRGFAEEMLYTGVVFFATQRLPRRMVYVVAIGCTALTIIGFALTFFASEGAPSSLSWPFRFPIINRAFCIAGIWGITLLALQRRRAMEALRTSEDRFGLVAESIKDYGIVMLDPEGKIASWNAGAAHIFGYSTGEVLGRPHGVLYAPLAIDSGVPSNFLTEARVSGSVMKEEWLICKNGSRFWGHVGITVLRDEHDQLHGFAAVMGDLTKRKQEEDVIRALLRLSEKLNSTFVLETLLDELVTEAIQLVQAHAGFAGLASGETLICEKYIQGRTITPCHRSWSAGQGLPGWLLLHKTAYLTNQAQEDRQIEMDFRQAFNIHSALSIPILDAKDTLLGCIEVHNKEKASGFTHVDQQTMIGVSQVASIAIQNALAYQKLQKAEALHSHLLDKIMTAQEDERRRISRELHDEIGQSLTSLLVRLRAAEDEARSDGMGARVNDLRKITSTILQEVQRLAKGLRPSVLDDFGLEEAISRYGAEFSSTYGIEVDVAQNWQSKDRLAPAVETALYRIVQEALTNVGKYAKATTVSILLQQNPAQIRLIVEDNGQGFDVQAIVQKAAAGAHLGLHGMRERTLLLNGSISIESSAGTGTTIYVNIPLKGEGA
- a CDS encoding response regulator transcription factor, with amino-acid sequence MKIRIFIVDDHAVLRAGLRLLINGQADMEVVGESGDAASAIGVVRDLMPHVIIMDLAMQGHMHIDTIGELRKCCPSGYILILTMHTESGYVRGSLAAGASGYVVKSAADTELLTAIRTVAQGKTFVDWTVGKGVGQDLSGASKKSLADRAPGLLGQLSPREREIFRLVAQGFTNQHIADQLGISIKSVETYRARVMEKLGLRSRADLVQFALSCGVLTSGNLL
- a CDS encoding SulP family inorganic anion transporter, whose amino-acid sequence is MPMIHGLHFNNLRGDIYGGVVAAVVALPLALAFGVASGAGAIAGLYGAIFVGLFASVFGGTPAQCSGPTGPMTVVMAGILVQFSDHPALAFTVVIMGGGMQILFGLLGFGHYIALVPYPVISGFMSGIGCIILILQVGPLVGFEAKPEGIYANLVAIPEFLSNPFPQATILGLLTIAIMYLTPVRMSQLIPPQLLALCAGTLGAYFFFPHAPVIGTVPEGFPSLMIPDMESSVFLLMIEGAVVLALLGSIDSLLTSLVCDNMTRTQHDSNQELIGQGIGNMMAGLFGGLPGAGATMRSVANIRSGGRTPLSGILMSLVLLATLLGLGPLAEQIPLAVLAGILFKVGLDIIDWRFLRHLVKAPRTDVLIMGVVLIITVLVDLISAVGVGIVLASLLFVKRMAELELANLRVISEPTQEIPFHPEEKTILERNNGRIVLIHVDGPMSFGSAKTMVRRLESLKGFNTFTHVVLDLTDVSAIDGTAALAVEDMLRMVEAHRQKLYFVGIKPGVLKVLEGLGVLDHIGPEQRYDLRLDALRHADQGSHFPPKDEFSGAQRA